In one Melopsittacus undulatus isolate bMelUnd1 chromosome 4, bMelUnd1.mat.Z, whole genome shotgun sequence genomic region, the following are encoded:
- the GALNT5 gene encoding polypeptide N-acetylgalactosaminyltransferase 5, whose translation MSGLRRLFRGSGRALAFVFAASVVWLLLDMAALRLSLGDAGGRLLKEAAERGQERARPWRGPEAPAGSSQADHAGLRRGRRRGEGTPSPRGARREPPRAPSPTASEAGVRGQNAEGRPAAPHGARPTPPGSVVNLRGGAGPVAAPAASGPPSKAAAKFVVEPTGSRAGWLKASPSRPGSPDEPHSPALLGAGLSEPARWVGLRGPAVQGPGHATEQSRQQPAGTLVKGGLPPRSAELGALAERERVKVGKKETSSENHFILIGKEGIKLDSPAASRLGSDSARSITERQETHKQWQPANENGDSIHAVTTTTGTVALGGQTWGATQGAVHRTRATGKDGQEQTGTSRPGTHRVLSMDVTLAPRDPQAPGQFGHPVSVPDDKQEEAKSRWKEGNFNVYLSDLIPVDRAIVDTRPAGCSEQRVHDDLPNTSIIMCFVDEVWSTLLRSVHSVLSRSPPHLIEEVILVDDFSTKQYLKEKLDKYMSQFPKVKILHLKERHGLIRARLAGAEIAKGAILTFLDSHVECNVGWLEPLLERVRLSWTKVACPVIEVISDKDMSYMTVDNFQRGIFTWPMNFGWKQIPQEIIEKNKIKETDIIRCPVMAGGLFSIDRKYFFELGMYDPGLDVWGGENMEISFKVWMCGGEIEIVPCSRVGHIFRNDNPYSFPKDRVRTVERNLARVAEVWLDEYKELFYGHAYHLVLKNVDVGDLTQQIQLRKKLQCKSFRWYLENVYPDLEAPLVKASGLLVNKAMARCITVENTTLAFEACDVNNKNQRFNYTWLRLIQHGELCIAQAGTAGVLGLHRCEGRSRSLAWLHRSLAAFQPELTDHIISEHLQQLACLEVDPSHKALRVNACDSANPYQKWQFGNYYAN comes from the exons ATGAGCGGGCTGCGGCGGCTGTTCCGCGGTAGCGGGCGAGCGCTGGCGTTCGTGTTCGCCGCCTCCGTCGTCTGGCTGCTCCTCGACATGGCCGCGCTCCGCCTCTCCCTCGGCGACGCCGGCGGGCGGCTGCTGAAGGAGGCAGCGGAACGCGGGCAGGAGCGAGCGCGCCCGTGGCGCGGCCCCGAAGCGCCGGCGGGCAGCAGCCAGGCCGACCACGCTGGGCTCCGCCGCGGGCGACGCCGGGGAGAAGGGACACCGAGCCCCCGGGGAGCCCGCCGGGAGCCTCCCCGGGCGCCGAGCCCCACGGCCTCCGAAGCCGGGGTCAGGGGGCAGAACGCCGAGGGCCGCCCCGCCGCTCCCCATGGGGCCCGGCCCACTCCGCCGGGGTCGGTTGTGAACTTGAGGGGCGGTGCCGGGCCCGTGGCAGCACCGGCAGCGAGCGGACCCCCGTCGAAGGCAGCGGCGAAGTTCGTAGTAGAGCCCACCGGGAGCAGAGCCGGGTGGCTGAAGGCATCACCGTCCCGGCCAGGCTCCCCCGACGAGCCCCATTCCCCTGCCCTGCTGGGCGCGGGGCTCTCCGAGCCTGCACGGTGGGTCGGGCTCAGGGGGCCGGCGGTGCAGGGGCCCGGGCATGCCACCGAACAGAGTcggcagcagcctgcaggcacGCTGGTGAAGGGCGGCCTGCCACCTCGGTCAGCGGAGCTGGGAGCCCTGGCTGAGCGGGAGCGAGTCaaagtgggaaagaaagaaacttccTCCGAAAACCACTTCATCCTTATTGGCAAAGAGGGGATAAAACTGGATAGCCCAGCAGCCTCACGCCTGGGATCTGACTCTGCGCGGAGCATCACAGAGAGACAAGAAACGCACAAACAGTGGCAACCTGCTAATGAAAATGGGGACAGCATCCATGCTGTGACCACCACCACTGGGACTGTGGCACTGGGTGGCCAGACATGGGGTGCAACGCAAGGAGCAGTTCACAGGACGCGTGCCACTGGAAAGGACGGACAGGAACAGACAGGCACCAGCAGGCCGGGGACCCACAGGGTCTTGTCCATGGATGTAACGCTTGCCCCAAGAGACCCCCAGGCTCCTGGCCAGTTTGGACACCCTGTTTCAGTCCCTGATGACAAACAAGAAGAAGCAAAAAGTagatggaaagaaggaaacttTAATGTCTACCTCAGTGATTTGATTCCCGTAGACCGAGCCATAGTGGACACCAGGCCTGCCGG GTGCTCTGAGCAGCGTGTTCATGATGACCTCCCAAACACCAGCATCATCATGTGCTTCGTGGATGAAGTGTGGTCCACCCTCCTCCGCTCAGTTCACAGTGTTCTCAGCAGGTCTCCTCCACACCTGATTGAAGAAGTCATTTTGGTGGACGACTTCAGCACTAAAC AGTACCTCAAAGAGAAGCTGGACAAATATATGTCACAGTTCCCAAAAGTGAAGATTCTCCATCTCAAGGAGAGGCACGGTCTAATACGGGCCAGACTGGCGGGAGCAGAGATTGCCAAAG GTGCCATCCTGACATTCCTGGACTCACATGTGGAGTGCAATGTGGGGTGGCTGGAGCCACTGCTGGAGAGGGTCCGCCTGAGCTGGACCAAGGTTGCCTGCCCTGTCATTGAGGTCATCAGCGACAAGGACATGAG TTACATGACCGTGGACAACTTTCAGCGTGGGATTTTTACTTGGCCAATGAATTTTGGATGGAAGCAGATTCCGCAAGAGATCATcgagaaaaataaaatcaaggaaACTGATATAATAAG GTGCCCGGTCATGGCAGGTGGCCTGTTCTCCATTGATAGGAAGTACTTTTTTGAGCTGGGAATGTACGACCCAGGGCTGGATGTTTGGGGAGGTGAAAATATGGAGATTTCATTCAAG GTCTGGATGTGCGGAGGAGAGATTGAGATTGTTCCATGCTCCAGAGTTGGGCACATTTTCAGGAATGACAATCCTTATTCCTTCCCAAAAGATCGTGTGAGAACAGTGGAGAGGAACTTGGCCCGCGTTGCAGAGGTCTGGCTGGATGAGTACAAGGAGTTATTCTATGGCCATGCTTACCATCTGGTCTTGAAAAACGTGGATGTTGGTGACCTCACTCAACAAATCCAACTGCGAAAGAAGCTTCAGTGCAAAAGTTTCCGGTGGTACCTGGAGAATGTCTACCCAGACCTGGAAGCTCCCCTGGTTAAAGCCAGTGGTCTG cttgTTAACAAAGCCATGGCAAGATGCATCACTGTGGAAAACACGACTCTAGCTTTTGAGGCATGTGATGTTAACAACAAG AACCAGAGGTTCAACTACACCTGGCTGAGGCTGATCCAGCACGGAGAGCTCTGCATCGCTCAGGCTGGCACTGCGGGAGTACTGGGCCTGCACCGCTGTGAAGGCAGGAGCCGCAGCCTGGCATGGCTGCACAGGTCACTGGCAGCCTTCCAGCCAGAGCTG ACAGACCACATCATCTCGGAGCATCTCCAGCAGCTGGCTTGCTTGGAAGTGGATCCCTCTCACAAAGCCCTGAGGGTAAATGCCTGTGACTCTGCAAATCCTTATCAAAAGTGGCAGTTTGGCAATTACTATGCAAACTGA